Proteins from a single region of Orcinus orca chromosome 20, mOrcOrc1.1, whole genome shotgun sequence:
- the IGSF23 gene encoding LOW QUALITY PROTEIN: immunoglobulin superfamily member 23 (The sequence of the model RefSeq protein was modified relative to this genomic sequence to represent the inferred CDS: substituted 1 base at 1 genomic stop codon), which produces MRCPLGAAGSGHSPAWRSMLLTGSLLVFFTCSASSELPSSGSLDPLTEGADAHLPVPRSLDGVLSTSWFRGHEAQPEAMIFSPEGLPGPGHTGRETLDTQGSLVVRNVTTQDAGSYTVVLESSRGRRSVMAQIQVHANSDGVLPLTFPGNTQGILRSELNYSVILQWVASIEPEPVLXRTFNGHPRGIGERLIIQRLSLEDLGTYVRLAEDSQGKYFSQPVTITLPQAVVDPTDPVPIKPNPTLSPSGSSAFALTAAAPVVLVGSAVFTIIWKLRYLPSLLPIQSAPTRCRAHSAARLKPNQLPRPKELKAHSERMPLTPDVPIQLVSSQSGPRGAKRQERFGGVSLPQ; this is translated from the exons GCAGCCTGCTGGTATTCTTCACCTGCTCTGCCTCCTCGGAGCTGCCCTCTTCTGGGTCTCTGGACCCCTTGACCGAAGGAGCCGATGCCCACCTGCCAGTCCCCAGAAGCCTCGATGGGGTTCTGTCTACTTCTTGGTTCCGAGGGCACGAGGCCCAGCCAGAAGCCATGATCTTCTCCCCTGAGGGCCTCCCAGGGCCCGGCCACACTGGCCGGGAGACGCTGGATACCCAAGGCAGCCTGGTCGTCAGAAATGTGACAACTCAAGATGCAGGCAGCTACACCGTGGTTTTGGAAAGCAGCAGGGGACGCAGGAGTGTGATGGCGCAGATACAGGTCCATG CCAACTCTGATGGGGTGCTGCCGCTGACATTCCCGGGGAATACACAAGGTATCCTCCGGAGTGAACTCAACTACTCAGTGATTCTGCAGTGGGTGGCTTCCATCGAACCTGAACCTGTGCTATGACGGACCTTCAATGGGCATCCTCGTGGGATCGGGGAGAGGCTGATTATCCAGAGGTTGTCCTTGGAGGACCTGGGCACCTACGTACGCTTGGCCGAGGATAGCCAGGGAAAGTATTTCTCCCAGCCTGTGACTATCACGCTGCCAC AAGCCGTCGTGGATCCCACAGACCCTGTGCCCATCAAGCCGAACCCTACCCTCTCCCCATCAGGAAGCTCTGCCTTTGCCCTCACTGCGGCCGCACCTGTGGTACTGGTCGGAAGCGCGGTCTTCACCATAATCTGGAAGCTAAGGTacctgccttccctccttcccatccaGTCAGCCCCCACAAGGTGCAGAGCTCATTCCGCAGCAAGACTGAAGCCAAACCAACTGCCTCGTCCCAAGGAGCTTAAAGCTCATTCGGAGAGGATGCCATTGACCCCTGATGTGCCCATCCAACTCGTCAGTTCCCAAAGTGGCCCCAGGGGCGCAAAGAGACAGGAGAGGTTCGGAGGTGTGTCTTTGCCACAATGA